The Azotosporobacter soli genome segment ACTGCCTGAACTTCCTTGTACCACCAAATATCCGTCGCCGCCAATGGATACGTCCGTTTCAACGCCTGTCGTTTCCGTGCTCCCCACTGTCGTATTCGTATTCGTCGCCGCTACGCTTACGCCAGTACCAATCTGCTTTGCATTTGTTCCGCCGCTTGTTGAGCTAGATCCCGAAGCAGAACTAAGCGTTTGACTCAACAGATCACTAAAACTGACGGATTGCGACTTATACCCGGTTGTGTTTACATTGGAAATATTGTTTGAAATTACATCCAGAGCCGTCTGTTGCCCTTTTAATCCCGACACTGCGGTATACAACGATGCCATCATAGGAAAATTCCCCCTCGTTATTTTTTATTGACGCTAGCCGATTTATACGTTGTTTTTACGATGTTGCTCCGACCACCGATATGGAATCTAAGCTGACATTGGTTCCGTCAATATTTACATATGTAGTGCCGTTGGAAATAGTTACGTAACCCACAGTACCTTGTGCCGTCGTTGAATCTCCCGAAGAATCCGTTGTCGAATATGTCACGGTTTGTCCAATTAAGCTATATGCATTTCCGCTGTTTACCGCCGAATAAATGTTTGACAGTTGTGACAGTGAGCTAATCGTAGCCATTTGACTTACATATTCCGTTGCACTGACAGGATCTGACGGATCCTGATACTGTAATTCTGCCGCTAAAATTTGAAGGAACGAATCTGTATCTAATGTAGTCGAACCCGTAGAACTCGTTGTGCTTGACGAAGTAGTCGAGGAAGTCG includes the following:
- a CDS encoding flagellar hook capping FlgD N-terminal domain-containing protein — encoded protein: MSTISSTTSTSSTTSSSTTSSTGSTTLDTDSFLQILAAELQYQDPSDPVSATEYVSQMATISSLSQLSNIYSAVNSGNAYSLIGQTVTYSTTDSSGDSTTAQGTVGYVTISNGTTYVNIDGTNVSLDSISVVGATS